The following is a genomic window from Desulfobotulus pelophilus.
GGTCCCTTGCCCATGTGACCGGAAGTTTCGGGCTTCGCATGGCTGGTGCTGCCCTTGATAAACTGCTCGGAAGAATATGAAAGGAGGTCCGGCTATGGTTCAGTGGATATATATGACCGCGGGGGACAAATCAGAGGCTGAAATGCTGGCAAAAGTACTGGTCGAAGAAGGTCTGGCCGCCTGTGTGAATATTTTTTCCGGGGCTCGTTCCTTCTATATGTGGGAAGGAAGGTTCGAAGAGGGTGAAGAGTATGTGATGATAGCGAAAACCACCCGCGCTGTTTTTCCAAGACTTCGGGACAGGGTTGTTGACCTTCATTCCTATGAGTGTCCCTGTATCCTTGCCCTGAATGTAACGGACGGCCACCAGCCCTTTATGGAATGGATTTCCGGTGAGGTCGCCTGACTTATTTGTTTTTGGCCACCTTCTTTTGTTTGTGATAGAAAAAAAATATTTGACCACCGCTAAGTCAGGGGCTATTTTGGTGACTAAGGGGAAAAAAGACCCCTTTTTTATCTTGCATGCACGTACTGTGTTGTAATGACGCAGAGAAAGGATTTTTCATGTTTACAGTAACGCCCGAAGCGCAAAAAGAAGTGTCGGTATTTTTTGAGGGAAAAGAGGTGCAGCCTATCCGTATCTTTATCCATGGCGGTGGTTGCGGCGGTCCCATGGTGGCCATGGCATTGGATGAGGAAAAAGATAATGATGTTCGGTTTGACATTGGGGGTATTCCCTATGTTGTTGAAAAGGATTTGTTTGAGGCTGGAAAACCCTTTGAGGTTGCATTTAACGGCATGGGTTTTGCCGTGAACTCCAGCCTTCAGCTGGAGGCTGGGGGGGGGGGATGCTCCGGGTGCAGCTCTTCCGGTTCCTGCGGCTGCTGATTAGCCCATAAGTCTGTCTTCTCATGCGGATCTGATAGAAAAAGTCACATATTTCAAGTGTTGTGAAAGTTTGAAGAAGGACATCTGCTGACCGAAAGTCGGCAGATGTCTTTTTGGTTTTGTAGTGCTTTGGCTACGGCAATATCCGCTTCAAGAAGGTCAAACGTTTCAAGTTCACAGGGCATTACCCATTGTGTGGCATCATGGACGTGAAGATGGAAGGTGGGGCTGAAGCTGTGTACGATAAATACGAAGAGATTGACGGTGGCACTGGGGTATGACCACTGGGAGTTCATGAAAAAACTGGTCTGGTGAATGGTGACTCCCAGTTCTTCTTGAATCTCTCGGTGAAGGCAGGCCATAGGGCTCTCCCCATTGCGGATTTTACCGCCCGGGAATTCCCACTGTCCCCCATGATTCTGACCAGGAGCTCTGCGGGCAATGAGTACTTTGTCTCTGCAGGTGAAGACTGCTGCGGCAACGTCCATATGCTTAGTCAGGGTAGCCTCCCTCACAGCCTGTACGAGGCCGGTAAGGCCCGGGAGAAATGTCATAGCGCTTCATGATTTGTTGCAGGGCCTGCCGTTCAAGCCCGCAGGCCCGTGCAGCAAGGCTGATATTTCCTTTGCTGCGCTTTAGCAGTCGGCCAATGTAAATTTGATTGAAACCTTTCAGGGCTTCTTCTTTCGCATCCTTGTAATTGGCTTGATGCAGGGCGGCGGAGCAGGGGCCAACGGGCCTGGGCCCGGAAAGTTGAACATCCTCCGTTCCGATTTTTTGAGTACTGGAAAAAAGGATACCGTGAATAATCGTATTTTCAAGCTCGCGAATATTGCCTTCCCACGGGTGTGCCATGAGGCGCTTCATCAGTTCCGGTGCGATACTCTTGCCAGGTTTTTTTAGCTTATGGCATTGTTTTTCCAGAAGATAGTGGGCAAGAGGGGGAATGTCTTCCGGCCTCTTCCTAAGGGGGGGCAGGTGCAGATGGCCTGCTCTGATTTTTTCATAAAGAGATGAGCGGAAGAGCTTGGTTTCAGTTTTGCTGGATAAATCCTGATTGGTGGACATCAGAATTCGGGGAGTGTCCGGAGGGCCAGCTGTCATTAAGTATTCCAAGTGTTCTTGTACCGCAGGACCGATATTAGCGATTTCATCGAGAAAAAGGGTGCCACCTTTTGCTTTTTCAAAAGAGGTTTCAGTTTTTTTTGTTGCTGAGGATGGACAGAGATCTTCCAGAAGAGAATCTTCAGACATGCTGGGGCAGTGTAGCCGCCGGAATGGGCCGGCAGAGCGTTCGCTCAGGCTGTGAAGTGCGCGGGCTGCGAGTTCCTTGCCCGTTCCGGATTCACCCGTAATCAGTATGCTTCCTTTTCCCTCTGCAAGCGAGGTAAGGGTGTCCATAAGCTCTTTCATCGATGTAGAATGTCCTGCAATATTGGAAAAGATTGTATGGCAGCGGCAGTGCTGCTCCAGTTTGTTCTTTTCGCTTATCAGCAAACAGCGCTCCAGTGCCCTTCGAAGGCAGGATTGCAGACTGGCAGGAGATGGCGGCCATCCGATAATTTCATGAATAAGGGGTTCATTGGGCAGCAGGCCCTGCAGAACAGAGGCTTCCGGCCTTATGAGGATGACCGTGGGGGCAGGGCGGAGAGCTGCGATTTCCTGAAGAATATCACCTGAAGGAGGCCCGGTATTGCGATCATCGATGATGATGAGATCATAACCCTGAGCCAGAAGGCACTCTCTGGCTGCCTTCGATCCTGTTGTGACATCAGGAGAACAGATAGGGTTACCGTCCATGGCTTCCTGCAATGTTGCATGGATTTCCGGATCCCTGCTGATGATAAGAATGGTTATAGAGGTCACGGTCACGGTATCTTTGTTGTAAGTTATTCCCGCATTGCGGGATAAAATGAAAATTTTCCTATGACTCTACCATACATATAAAGAACAACAAACAAACGATAATTCTGCCATGAGCCAGAAAGTCAGGAGCAGGGTGATGGCGTGGAGGCGGAGTCTACGGGATCGAAACGGAATATGGGACATCCCTGGCAGGAATCCAGGCCGGGCCATGGGTGATCCCCCCTTCCCACAAGGGATGTACCGCCGTTGGCAGCTTCTCTTCTGCGGGACTGTTCAACAGTCGGAAGGAAGTCAGGACCGGGAAGCACAAGATTCATGTAGCCCATTTCTGTTTTACCCGAAGCTTTGGATCCGGCACACATGGTGTTCATATTAGCCGTGCGGTTCAGGTAGCTCCATACGCAGCCACCGCATACGGCGGAATTAGGCGTGTGGCGAAAATCCAGATGGGTTTTACCTGTAGCAGCCATATAATCATTGAGTATGTGATAGCCTTGAAATGGAAGCACCATCAAGTAGACAAGATCTGGGGTTTGCTTAAGGGTGTCAAAGGTGTCCACGGGAGCCACAAATACTCCCTGATATTGATCCGTGGGGAGTTGGGCCTTGTCTTTTGCGGCCTGCAGAGAAAGTTCCGGGTCTATGAGATATTTAATGTGTGCTTTTTTATCAGTAGCGTCTTCTATGTTGCGGAATCCGAAAACCAGCTGCGCATTTTTGCACAGAACGCGTTTCATGGGCATGAAAAGGGAATAGCGAGCCTGACGGGCAGCCGTGATGTACTGACAGAAGGTGAGTTTGTTGCGGGTCGTATGGCTGACAGGTAAATTATCAGGATTACATGAGTTCGGAACAAAAATAAGACCGGCGGGATCAAAGTCCAGTCTGTAAGAAAAAATAAGATAGTGCAGTGCTTCTTTGTAAGTCATGGGAGCTCCTTGCATGGATGTCTGGCCGTGGATAAGCAGAATACCTGCCTTTTCGTGTACTAAAACGGGCTTGGAAGCAGATGTCAAGGTGGAAACAGGATAAAAATGGGAAAAAGATGGGGAGAGTGCCTGGAAAAGCAGGCGGGAGGAAATGAGTTGCGGCAGCAAGGACTGGAAATCCAGTGGTAAATAATCTAATTATATCAAGTTTTTTATTGTCGGGTCATGGGCTGGCTGACGTGATTGGATGTGCCTTTCAGGATGTTTGTCAAGTTTTCCTTTACAGAAATCTTTGTTTTGAGTAATAAAAACCGTGTAGAAAACCTTGACAGGAGACGGGTGTTCTTGCAATAGCTTAAGCGTCAGTATGTTTGCGATGAACATGAGATGATTCCTGCTATGTTTTGGCACACTGTGCTTCAGTCTCTCCCCTGTTCTGTTTATAAGATGGTTTTGGGGGGTGTTCCCCGGGATATCAAGATTCAGGAGTTTTTGATGCTGATTGAAGAGCAATCGCTTATTGAATTTATGTATATCATGCTCTTTCTTGGGGTAGGATTCATGGCCGCTTTTGCGCCTTTTATTGTTGCATGGCTGCTGGGTCCCAAACGAAAAGAAACCCCGAGTCATGGCAGCAACTATGAGTGTGGCATGGAGCCCTACGGGCAAGCATGGGATTTTCGCTACGGTGTGGCCTACTATCTGTATGCCCTCATTTTTCTGGCCTTTGATGTGGATATTCTTTTCCTGTTTCCCGTAGCGACTGCTTTCCATGAAGCCTCGCCTCTGCGGGCTGTTGTTGAGTTTATAATATTTGTGGGAATTCTGTCCCTTGCCATCGTTTATGCCTGGGTCAAAGGAGTCTTCAATTGGCAGAGAAGGAACAATTTATAAGTCTTGACGCCCACGTGGCGGAACTGGCAGGTCGGCTGCAAGGCGATGCAGGAGCGGTTATGACAGCTCCCGGTCCTCTTATGCGCCTTGAGCTTGCCGATCATATCGTGCGTCTTTGTCAGGCCAACTCTCTCTGGCCCATGACCTTTGGTCTTGCCTGCTGCGCCATTGAAATGATGGCTGTGGGTATGGCCCGTTTTGATATTTCCCGCTACGGAGCAGAGGTCTTCCGGCCTTCTCCGAGGCAAAGTGATCTTATGATCGTTGCCGGAACGGTGAATAAAAAAATGGCGGAAGCCGTGGTTACCCTTTATGAGCAGATGGCATATCCGAAGTGGGTAATTGCCATGGGAAACTGTGCCATATCCGGAGGTCCTTTTGCCGTTGAAGGGAATTATACAGTTGTGGAAGGGGTAGACAAGCTCATTCCGGTGGATGTGTATGTGCCGGGTTGCCCCCCACGGCCTGAAGGCCTCATTGAAGGAATTCTGAAACTTCAGGAAAAAATTTCAGGAAGCCGCCATCCTTTCCCCCAGAACCGCCATCCGAAAAAGGGGAAAATATCATGACCTTTCAGGAGCTGACGGATCAGCTTACGCCTTTGTCCTCTGGCCTTGCTGCATCAGACTATGAAGCAAGCGGTGTTCATGGTGATATTCTTCTTGAGAAAGGGGAGCTGCGTAGCGTTATTGAGCTGCTTCTTAGACAGGAATTCTATCTGGTTTTTGTCACGGCTGTTTCATTGCAGCCGACCGCCTGCCTTGTTTATCA
Proteins encoded in this region:
- a CDS encoding DUF169 domain-containing protein codes for the protein MTYKEALHYLIFSYRLDFDPAGLIFVPNSCNPDNLPVSHTTRNKLTFCQYITAARQARYSLFMPMKRVLCKNAQLVFGFRNIEDATDKKAHIKYLIDPELSLQAAKDKAQLPTDQYQGVFVAPVDTFDTLKQTPDLVYLMVLPFQGYHILNDYMAATGKTHLDFRHTPNSAVCGGCVWSYLNRTANMNTMCAGSKASGKTEMGYMNLVLPGPDFLPTVEQSRRREAANGGTSLVGRGDHPWPGLDSCQGCPIFRFDPVDSASTPSPCS
- a CDS encoding (deoxy)nucleoside triphosphate pyrophosphohydrolase; this encodes MTFLPGLTGLVQAVREATLTKHMDVAAAVFTCRDKVLIARRAPGQNHGGQWEFPGGKIRNGESPMACLHREIQEELGVTIHQTSFFMNSQWSYPSATVNLFVFIVHSFSPTFHLHVHDATQWVMPCELETFDLLEADIAVAKALQNQKDICRLSVSRCPSSNFHNT
- a CDS encoding IscA/HesB family protein, which gives rise to MFTVTPEAQKEVSVFFEGKEVQPIRIFIHGGGCGGPMVAMALDEEKDNDVRFDIGGIPYVVEKDLFEAGKPFEVAFNGMGFAVNSSLQLEAGGGGCSGCSSSGSCGC
- a CDS encoding NADH-quinone oxidoreductase subunit B, translated to MAEKEQFISLDAHVAELAGRLQGDAGAVMTAPGPLMRLELADHIVRLCQANSLWPMTFGLACCAIEMMAVGMARFDISRYGAEVFRPSPRQSDLMIVAGTVNKKMAEAVVTLYEQMAYPKWVIAMGNCAISGGPFAVEGNYTVVEGVDKLIPVDVYVPGCPPRPEGLIEGILKLQEKISGSRHPFPQNRHPKKGKIS
- a CDS encoding sigma-54-dependent transcriptional regulator codes for the protein MTSITILIISRDPEIHATLQEAMDGNPICSPDVTTGSKAARECLLAQGYDLIIIDDRNTGPPSGDILQEIAALRPAPTVILIRPEASVLQGLLPNEPLIHEIIGWPPSPASLQSCLRRALERCLLISEKNKLEQHCRCHTIFSNIAGHSTSMKELMDTLTSLAEGKGSILITGESGTGKELAARALHSLSERSAGPFRRLHCPSMSEDSLLEDLCPSSATKKTETSFEKAKGGTLFLDEIANIGPAVQEHLEYLMTAGPPDTPRILMSTNQDLSSKTETKLFRSSLYEKIRAGHLHLPPLRKRPEDIPPLAHYLLEKQCHKLKKPGKSIAPELMKRLMAHPWEGNIRELENTIIHGILFSSTQKIGTEDVQLSGPRPVGPCSAALHQANYKDAKEEALKGFNQIYIGRLLKRSKGNISLAARACGLERQALQQIMKRYDISPGPYRPRTGCEGGYPD
- the cutA gene encoding divalent-cation tolerance protein CutA, which encodes MVQWIYMTAGDKSEAEMLAKVLVEEGLAACVNIFSGARSFYMWEGRFEEGEEYVMIAKTTRAVFPRLRDRVVDLHSYECPCILALNVTDGHQPFMEWISGEVA
- a CDS encoding NADH-quinone oxidoreductase subunit A, with amino-acid sequence MLIEEQSLIEFMYIMLFLGVGFMAAFAPFIVAWLLGPKRKETPSHGSNYECGMEPYGQAWDFRYGVAYYLYALIFLAFDVDILFLFPVATAFHEASPLRAVVEFIIFVGILSLAIVYAWVKGVFNWQRRNNL